In Pueribacillus theae, a genomic segment contains:
- a CDS encoding AbrB/MazE/SpoVT family DNA-binding domain-containing protein: MKQFERKVTKIGNSFGVTLPYELLRQVGLAQGDDVQIEVKDGKIVLQKKEQITLPEGVDPEFMNILNDVIKEHNKAFKGLVNR; encoded by the coding sequence ATGAAACAATTTGAACGAAAGGTTACTAAGATTGGAAATAGTTTTGGGGTTACTCTGCCTTATGAGTTACTTAGACAAGTTGGTTTAGCGCAAGGCGATGATGTCCAAATTGAAGTTAAAGATGGTAAGATTGTTTTGCAAAAAAAAGAGCAGATTACGCTGCCTGAGGGTGTTGACCCTGAATTTATGAATATCTTAAATGATGTCATTAAAGAACATAATAAAGCTTTCAAAGGATTAGTGAATAGATAA
- a CDS encoding type II toxin-antitoxin system death-on-curing family toxin: MDEIIYLTTNQVIAINAIQIRLYSPDEPMGVKDPNLLDSALNRPKQSVLGEDAYPSIYEKAAALFESLAKNHAFHNANKRTALASLIVFLKINHYSWVMGIEEEQDFTVDVVNNKYAFEEIVSIIESHTKRS; the protein is encoded by the coding sequence ATGGATGAAATTATCTATTTAACAACAAACCAAGTTATTGCTATTAATGCTATACAAATTCGTCTATATTCTCCAGATGAACCAATGGGGGTAAAAGATCCAAACTTACTTGATTCAGCCCTTAACCGACCAAAACAGTCAGTACTTGGAGAAGACGCTTATCCCAGTATATATGAGAAAGCAGCTGCACTTTTTGAATCATTAGCAAAGAACCATGCCTTCCATAATGCGAATAAACGAACTGCTCTCGCTTCATTAATTGTATTTTTGAAAATAAACCATTATAGTTGGGTGATGGGAATTGAAGAGGAACAAGACTTTACGGTTGATGTCGTTAATAATAAATACGCATTTGAAGAAATTGTTTCAATAATAGAAAGTCATACAAAAAGAAGTTAG
- a CDS encoding DUF3231 family protein, translating into MEENKQIRLTATELASLWFQYLNDSARICMLSYFLEKAEDAEIKPMIEHALQLSKIHLETLTTIFTKENRQIPYGFKIEEDVDLTAPRLYSDGYVLHFLHQMASIGLNLFSAGVAASVRTDITDFYMECLTKTMQLYKMTKDLLLSKGMYIRSPYFPNSQQAGYVEKQGFVWDVFGEKRPLSSMEIANLHANILRNALGAAILTGFIQVSKSKEVRQYFLRGKEIAKKHIELFGKKLKENDLPVPMTWESEVTESTANTFSDKLMMFFTNGLISLSIGYYGISVSQSPRVDLGVMYNRLSAEIQLYSEDGANLMIKNKWLEQPPMAYDRDKLSKNK; encoded by the coding sequence ATGGAGGAAAACAAACAAATAAGGCTAACAGCAACAGAACTGGCTTCACTCTGGTTCCAATATTTAAACGATAGTGCAAGAATTTGTATGTTATCTTATTTTTTGGAAAAAGCAGAAGACGCCGAAATCAAACCGATGATTGAGCATGCTTTACAATTGTCAAAAATACATTTGGAAACTTTAACCACGATATTTACAAAAGAAAATCGCCAAATTCCATATGGGTTTAAAATCGAGGAAGATGTAGATTTAACTGCTCCTAGACTTTATTCCGACGGATACGTTTTACACTTTTTGCATCAAATGGCATCCATTGGACTTAACCTTTTTTCCGCAGGTGTAGCGGCATCTGTAAGAACTGACATTACAGATTTTTATATGGAATGTTTAACGAAAACGATGCAGTTGTATAAGATGACAAAAGACTTGTTATTATCTAAAGGGATGTATATCAGGTCCCCTTATTTTCCAAATTCGCAGCAAGCTGGCTATGTAGAAAAGCAAGGATTCGTTTGGGATGTATTTGGTGAAAAGAGACCATTATCTTCGATGGAAATTGCAAATTTACATGCCAATATACTAAGGAATGCGTTAGGGGCGGCAATCCTTACGGGATTTATTCAAGTATCTAAATCAAAAGAGGTTCGGCAATACTTTTTAAGAGGGAAAGAGATTGCGAAAAAACATATTGAGCTATTTGGAAAGAAATTAAAAGAAAATGATTTGCCTGTCCCAATGACATGGGAATCCGAAGTAACAGAGAGTACAGCTAATACATTTTCCGATAAACTGATGATGTTTTTTACAAACGGATTAATCTCGTTAAGCATTGGTTATTACGGTATAAGTGTATCACAAAGTCCAAGAGTTGATTTGGGCGTCATGTACAATAGGCTATCTGCAGAAATTCAATTATACTCGGAAGATGGAGCAAATCTCATGATAAAAAATAAATGGCTGGAACAGCCTCCAATGGCTTATGACCGGGATAAATTGTCAAAGAATAAATAG
- a CDS encoding SDR family NAD(P)-dependent oxidoreductase, with protein sequence MGRLSGKVAVITGGAGGIGKVTAERFLKEGAKVILVDLMEEPLNNAENELSAHGDMLTVQADVSKESDVENYVKKAVDQFGKIDVFFNNAGIEGKVAPLVEQKVEDFDKVISVNVRGVFLGLKHVLPVMMKQGHGSVINTSSVAGLSGSPNVSPYITSKHAVVGLTKAAAVEAASANVRVNSIHPSPVNTRMMRSLEEGLETDEATLAKTIPLGRYGESNDIANLVLFLASDESSFITGVQYRVDGGMGAL encoded by the coding sequence ATGGGAAGGTTATCAGGAAAGGTTGCAGTCATTACCGGCGGGGCTGGCGGCATAGGTAAAGTAACAGCTGAAAGATTCCTGAAAGAAGGCGCAAAAGTCATTTTAGTCGACTTAATGGAAGAACCGCTTAACAATGCCGAGAATGAACTGTCCGCTCATGGTGACATGCTCACAGTTCAAGCAGATGTTTCAAAAGAATCCGATGTAGAAAACTATGTAAAAAAAGCGGTTGACCAATTTGGAAAAATTGACGTATTTTTTAATAACGCCGGAATTGAAGGGAAAGTTGCCCCGCTTGTCGAGCAAAAAGTGGAGGACTTCGATAAAGTGATCAGCGTCAATGTACGCGGCGTATTTTTAGGATTGAAGCATGTCCTTCCAGTCATGATGAAACAAGGTCACGGCAGCGTAATTAACACTTCCTCCGTCGCAGGGTTGAGCGGCAGCCCTAACGTGTCTCCTTACATCACTTCGAAACATGCAGTCGTTGGATTAACTAAGGCTGCGGCGGTAGAAGCAGCAAGTGCAAATGTACGGGTTAATTCCATTCATCCGTCCCCGGTAAATACGAGAATGATGCGTTCATTAGAGGAAGGATTGGAAACGGATGAAGCCACCTTGGCGAAAACTATCCCTTTAGGGCGATACGGCGAATCAAACGATATTGCAAATTTAGTTCTTTTCCTTGCTTCTGATGAAAGTTCATTTATCACTGGCGTCCAATATCGGGTTGACGGCGGCATGGGAGCGTTATAA
- a CDS encoding alpha/beta hydrolase produces MKIVAPKPFTYRGGSRAVLLLHGFTGTAFHVRKLGKYLHEHGYTCHAPVYKGHGVDPKQLLQTGPEDWWQNVIDGYNFLKAEGYSDIAAAGLSMGGVFSLKLAAEKPVKGIVTMSAPIIKKEVSDLYRRVESYAKEFKKFQGKDNAQITNELKELNEMPTTSLENLAQTINGLRERLDSVTAPIFVLQGCLDESPYLESAQMIYDNVGSERKELKWYEQSGHVITLDKEREQVYEDIGEFLDSLDW; encoded by the coding sequence ATGAAAATTGTTGCACCTAAACCTTTTACATACAGAGGAGGAAGCCGGGCGGTCCTTTTGCTGCACGGGTTTACAGGAACTGCATTCCATGTAAGAAAGCTGGGAAAATATTTACACGAACACGGCTATACTTGCCATGCACCTGTCTATAAGGGCCATGGGGTTGATCCAAAACAGCTTCTTCAAACCGGGCCTGAAGACTGGTGGCAGAATGTAATCGATGGCTATAATTTTCTTAAAGCGGAAGGATACAGCGACATTGCCGCAGCCGGCCTTTCGATGGGTGGGGTTTTTTCTTTAAAATTAGCAGCAGAAAAGCCTGTTAAAGGTATTGTTACCATGTCAGCGCCCATTATCAAGAAAGAGGTTAGCGATTTATATAGACGAGTCGAAAGCTACGCAAAAGAATTCAAAAAGTTTCAAGGAAAAGACAATGCACAGATAACTAATGAACTGAAAGAGCTTAATGAAATGCCAACAACCTCCCTTGAAAACCTTGCGCAAACAATTAACGGCCTACGAGAGAGGCTTGATTCAGTCACCGCCCCCATTTTTGTCCTGCAAGGCTGCTTGGATGAATCTCCATATCTTGAGAGCGCTCAAATGATCTACGACAATGTGGGATCGGAGCGTAAGGAATTGAAATGGTATGAACAGTCCGGCCATGTCATTACGCTTGATAAAGAACGCGAGCAAGTGTACGAAGATATTGGTGAATTTTTAGATTCATTGGATTGGTAG
- a CDS encoding dimethylarginine dimethylaminohydrolase family protein yields MSRENGLNQAYCMDEYSTLKKVILCPAHHMEIREVINHTQEHFAKEDIDKSLAAEQHKHFTDALESYGIEVVLLPADKKFPEQVFTRDIGFTLGNTVFLGNMRREIRQGEEKILEEQLAKHHIPFQSLQKGSIEGGDVIIDRNKLWIGVSTRTSKEAIDELQKQLPHLEVTAVPFLDDYLHLDCVFNIVSPDEAVIFPKALDKKMVDALAAHYDLIEVTEEEQFTLGTNLLSIGNRTLFSLPMNKNINKKLKERGFNVIEVDISEIIKSGGSFRCVTLPLVRG; encoded by the coding sequence ATGAGTCGAGAGAATGGCCTGAATCAAGCATATTGTATGGATGAATACAGCACACTGAAAAAAGTGATTTTATGTCCGGCCCATCATATGGAAATTAGAGAAGTCATCAATCATACGCAGGAGCACTTTGCCAAAGAGGACATTGACAAATCGCTTGCGGCGGAACAGCATAAACATTTTACAGATGCGTTGGAAAGCTATGGTATAGAGGTTGTACTTCTTCCAGCCGATAAGAAATTTCCTGAGCAGGTATTCACCCGTGACATCGGATTTACGCTTGGAAACACTGTATTTTTAGGCAATATGCGGAGGGAAATCAGGCAAGGCGAGGAAAAAATTTTGGAAGAGCAGCTTGCTAAGCATCATATTCCTTTTCAGTCGTTGCAAAAGGGAAGCATCGAAGGCGGGGATGTCATCATTGATCGGAACAAACTCTGGATCGGAGTCAGCACTCGAACATCGAAAGAGGCGATTGATGAACTCCAAAAACAACTCCCTCATCTTGAAGTAACGGCCGTCCCGTTTTTAGACGATTACTTGCATCTTGATTGTGTCTTTAATATTGTGTCACCAGATGAAGCGGTCATCTTCCCGAAAGCCTTAGACAAAAAGATGGTTGACGCTCTGGCCGCCCATTATGACTTAATTGAAGTAACAGAAGAAGAGCAGTTTACATTGGGGACGAATCTGTTATCAATTGGAAACCGGACCCTTTTCAGCTTGCCGATGAATAAAAACATCAACAAAAAGCTAAAAGAGCGCGGCTTCAATGTCATTGAAGTGGACATTTCCGAAATTATCAAATCTGGCGGTTCCTTTCGTTGTGTTACATTGCCATTGGTGCGCGGCTAA
- a CDS encoding L,D-transpeptidase, with the protein MAKWIDVSTSRHQLKLFDGNKLLKKYPIAVGKILTPTPTGTYRIINKQRNPGGPFGALWMGLSKPHYGIHGTNNPSSIGKDVSHGCIRMYNHDVLELSSQVPIGTRVVIHK; encoded by the coding sequence ATGGCAAAATGGATTGACGTCTCTACTTCTCGGCACCAATTAAAACTTTTTGACGGCAATAAACTATTAAAAAAGTATCCGATCGCAGTCGGAAAAATATTAACGCCAACACCTACAGGGACGTACAGAATTATCAATAAACAGCGCAATCCGGGAGGCCCTTTTGGGGCGCTTTGGATGGGTTTGTCAAAGCCCCATTACGGTATACACGGAACAAACAACCCGTCTTCGATTGGAAAAGATGTCTCACACGGCTGCATTCGAATGTACAACCATGATGTGCTGGAATTATCATCTCAAGTTCCAATAGGTACGAGGGTTGTGATTCATAAATGA
- a CDS encoding hemolysin family protein — MEIVNLVMVAILIALTGFFVASEFAIVKVRSTRIDQLVLEGNKHAIAARKVLSNLDEYLSACQLGITITALGLGWLGESTVKGLLQPLFDYFRLSESVSSLLSFVLAFSIVTFLHVVVGELAPKTFAIQKAESLTLLFANPLIFFYRIMYPFIKVLNGSARFITSLFGMKRVSEHENAHSEEELRLILNESFQHGQINQTEFKYVNNIFEFDNRTAREIMIPRTEIVAFDKNQTVQEFIDAATNEVYTRYPVIDGDKDNIIGMVNIKDVLLHFAKGNDLENTIEKYTRPIIQVFESIAIHDLLIRMQKERVHMAILMDEYGGTEGLVTIEDILEEIVGDIRDEFDEDEIPEIHRIDENRTVLDGKVLIEEVNHLFGLQINNNDVDTLGGWVLNELQEVKEGDELTVGQYKFKVLEVENFHIKSIEATKSSTVNDKLLS; from the coding sequence TTGGAGATAGTTAATTTGGTGATGGTGGCTATTTTGATTGCATTAACCGGATTTTTTGTGGCATCTGAATTTGCAATTGTAAAAGTTCGAAGTACAAGAATTGACCAACTCGTTTTAGAAGGCAATAAACATGCGATCGCTGCCAGAAAAGTTTTATCCAATTTAGATGAATACCTTTCAGCGTGCCAATTAGGCATTACCATTACCGCCCTAGGATTAGGCTGGCTTGGGGAATCTACGGTTAAAGGCTTGCTGCAGCCTTTATTTGATTACTTTCGTTTATCTGAGTCGGTGTCGAGTCTTTTATCGTTTGTTTTAGCGTTTTCCATCGTCACATTTTTGCATGTCGTCGTTGGGGAGCTTGCTCCTAAAACATTTGCGATTCAAAAAGCGGAATCGCTGACGCTTCTATTTGCAAACCCGCTCATTTTCTTTTATAGAATCATGTACCCATTTATCAAGGTATTAAATGGCTCAGCCCGTTTTATAACGAGTCTTTTCGGTATGAAGCGAGTATCAGAACATGAAAACGCCCATTCTGAAGAAGAGCTTCGCCTTATCCTTAATGAAAGTTTTCAACACGGGCAAATCAATCAAACGGAATTCAAATATGTGAATAATATATTTGAGTTTGATAATCGCACTGCCAGGGAAATTATGATTCCACGTACGGAGATTGTTGCATTTGATAAGAATCAGACGGTACAAGAGTTTATTGATGCTGCAACGAACGAAGTCTATACGCGCTACCCCGTTATTGATGGCGATAAAGACAATATTATTGGCATGGTGAATATTAAAGATGTGTTGCTGCATTTCGCCAAGGGAAATGATTTGGAAAACACGATAGAAAAATACACCCGGCCGATTATTCAAGTCTTCGAGTCGATTGCGATCCATGATTTGTTAATAAGAATGCAAAAAGAACGCGTCCACATGGCTATATTAATGGATGAATATGGTGGAACAGAAGGATTAGTAACGATAGAAGATATACTTGAAGAAATTGTGGGAGACATTCGTGATGAATTCGATGAAGATGAAATTCCTGAAATCCATCGCATTGATGAAAACCGGACAGTGCTTGATGGGAAAGTCTTAATCGAAGAAGTGAATCATTTATTTGGCCTTCAAATCAACAATAATGATGTTGATACGTTGGGCGGATGGGTGCTAAATGAATTACAAGAGGTAAAAGAAGGGGACGAATTAACTGTCGGACAGTATAAATTTAAAGTACTGGAAGTGGAAAATTTTCATATCAAGTCTATTGAAGCCACAAAGTCTTCCACTGTTAACGATAAACTGCTTTCATGA
- a CDS encoding MerR family transcriptional regulator has translation MLTEWGVCVGKFYRIGELADKANVSKRTIDYYTRIGLLKPIRSHSNYRFYEEDSIRILKLVEHYQKLNMPLDEIKNTIELLQSNGTLDCNEVTRHTEQIKEVMEFLEFEIKEIKPMLESLTRNQREKIMKSLSPQSTSLLHALLLLKG, from the coding sequence ATTTTAACGGAATGGGGTGTATGCGTTGGGAAGTTTTATAGAATTGGGGAGCTAGCCGATAAGGCAAATGTTTCTAAGCGGACTATCGATTATTACACCCGGATTGGCTTATTGAAGCCCATACGTTCCCATTCGAATTACCGTTTTTACGAAGAAGATTCCATCCGGATTTTAAAACTGGTGGAACATTATCAAAAACTGAATATGCCGTTGGATGAAATAAAGAATACTATTGAGCTCCTCCAATCTAACGGCACACTCGATTGCAACGAAGTTACTAGGCATACAGAACAAATTAAAGAGGTAATGGAGTTTCTTGAATTTGAAATTAAAGAAATAAAACCTATGCTAGAAAGCTTAACTAGAAATCAACGTGAAAAGATAATGAAAAGTTTGTCCCCACAAAGCACATCGCTGCTTCATGCCTTGCTGTTATTAAAGGGATAA
- a CDS encoding NAD(P)-dependent oxidoreductase, translated as MKIGFIGLGVMGSRMTKRLLAAGFSVIVYNRTKEKMKEFVKLGAEAAESISELSEKANVICTCLSMPSDVNEVYEEVIQHAKPETICLDFTTVGMDTSQTMGEKAKKKGMIFLDAPISGGPEGAEEGTLTIMVGGDEPSYEKVFPVLNALGGNIQHLGQSGMGSVAKLMNQYLVAVHSLAASEAMVVGTALGLKSDQLYNILKTSYGDSRMLRRHMEHYVLDRQFEPGGAVKYVHKDVKLANQLMNQAGLKVFTGNMAQDAFNTAIHEGLADEDMSAVIKPLEKQAGAVVARNKA; from the coding sequence ATGAAGATAGGTTTTATAGGGCTTGGCGTCATGGGTTCAAGAATGACAAAAAGACTGCTTGCAGCTGGATTCTCCGTCATCGTTTATAACCGGACGAAAGAAAAAATGAAGGAATTTGTGAAACTTGGCGCAGAAGCGGCTGAAAGCATTTCTGAACTCTCTGAAAAAGCGAATGTCATTTGTACATGCCTTTCCATGCCGAGTGATGTCAATGAAGTATATGAAGAAGTGATTCAGCATGCGAAGCCTGAAACGATTTGCCTTGATTTTACAACAGTCGGTATGGACACAAGCCAAACGATGGGAGAAAAGGCAAAGAAAAAAGGAATGATCTTTCTAGATGCCCCAATCAGCGGAGGCCCGGAAGGAGCGGAAGAAGGGACGCTCACGATCATGGTCGGCGGTGACGAGCCATCCTATGAAAAAGTTTTTCCAGTCTTAAACGCTTTGGGTGGAAATATCCAACATCTCGGACAGAGTGGAATGGGAAGCGTCGCGAAGCTAATGAACCAATATTTGGTCGCGGTCCATTCGCTTGCCGCTTCAGAAGCAATGGTTGTCGGAACTGCTCTCGGACTTAAATCCGATCAGTTGTACAATATTTTAAAAACAAGCTACGGCGACAGCCGGATGCTGCGGCGACATATGGAACATTATGTGCTCGACAGGCAGTTTGAACCTGGCGGTGCCGTGAAATATGTCCATAAAGACGTGAAGCTCGCCAATCAATTAATGAACCAAGCGGGACTCAAAGTGTTTACAGGCAACATGGCGCAGGATGCATTCAACACCGCCATTCATGAAGGGCTGGCCGATGAAGACATGTCAGCCGTCATTAAGCCGTTGGAAAAACAAGCTGGAGCAGTTGTTGCGCGGAACAAAGCTTAA
- the hyi gene encoding hydroxypyruvate isomerase — protein sequence MYQFAANLTTLFTEVPFLERFKKAKDSGFTHVEFQFPYAFSPEQIKQKLHEYELKTVLFNLPPGNWEQGDRGIAILPSRREEFEESVEQAIRYARELKCNKLHCMAGILPEGTKKEVALSAYKDNLRFAAEQLHKHGLTLVIEPINTFDMPGYLLSNLGQAVEMIHELKMPNLKLQFDFYHIQRMQGELLNSFKQHKGSIAHIQIADNPGRHEPGTGEIHYENVFTFLEKEGYEGFVGLEYNPSGNSEKSLAWLEKLKKDRM from the coding sequence ATGTACCAATTTGCGGCAAATTTAACAACATTATTTACTGAAGTTCCTTTCTTGGAACGGTTCAAAAAAGCGAAGGATTCGGGATTCACACATGTTGAATTTCAATTTCCTTATGCTTTTTCGCCTGAGCAAATAAAACAAAAATTGCACGAATATGAGCTGAAAACGGTTCTGTTTAATTTGCCTCCGGGAAATTGGGAACAGGGAGACAGAGGGATCGCGATTCTTCCTAGCCGCCGAGAAGAATTTGAGGAATCTGTTGAACAGGCGATTCGATATGCGCGGGAGCTAAAGTGCAACAAGCTTCATTGCATGGCAGGCATTTTACCGGAAGGCACAAAGAAGGAAGTGGCTTTATCCGCTTACAAAGATAATTTGCGTTTTGCAGCAGAACAGCTGCATAAACATGGCTTAACATTGGTCATTGAACCGATCAATACGTTCGACATGCCAGGCTATTTACTTTCAAATTTAGGACAGGCTGTTGAAATGATTCATGAACTAAAGATGCCAAATCTTAAGCTTCAATTTGATTTTTATCATATTCAACGCATGCAGGGAGAGCTATTGAATTCCTTTAAGCAACATAAAGGCAGCATCGCCCATATTCAAATTGCCGACAACCCTGGCCGCCATGAACCCGGAACTGGGGAAATCCATTATGAAAATGTATTTACATTTTTGGAGAAAGAAGGCTACGAAGGCTTCGTCGGCTTGGAGTACAATCCTTCGGGAAACAGTGAAAAAAGCCTTGCTTGGTTGGAAAAATTGAAGAAGGATAGGATGTGA
- a CDS encoding MFS transporter: protein MGKKREFYYGWIIVYAATFITFLTVGMRMSIGPFFLPMLEDFAISRTGLSAIIATGMFLYGIGMPLAGYLEKRWGTKFVLISGAIIVFLSSLWAKFSSSPFELLMSFGIFLSLGLAFTSQIAFTPIISRWFIKRKGQALFYLSTGSMAGIAGMNPVVTFLIRSFGWHQAILIFAIVFLLIVVPTALFIIREDVPEGADVGPDATGAKPKVKPQDPHPDLTLREAFKTLPFWQIAIGLFACGYGMNLLGTHGIPMLVDHGFTEVTASLAIGAIGLAAIPGTLIMGYFADRVPRKNLLALIYFVRGLAFIFLVMVTVVFQLYIVAMISGVVWAGNMALSSAIMSDIYGVRLVGIMFGWAYFSHQVAATFSSLLGGWAFETFHTHWISFGSAAVVLFMAGFVSLRLPTALKRKKQTKTNISTEVPSH, encoded by the coding sequence ATGGGGAAAAAGAGAGAATTTTATTACGGATGGATAATTGTTTATGCTGCAACATTCATTACTTTTTTAACGGTTGGCATGAGAATGAGCATCGGGCCGTTTTTCCTGCCAATGCTGGAAGATTTCGCAATAAGCCGCACAGGTTTATCTGCTATTATCGCGACAGGCATGTTTCTATACGGAATAGGAATGCCTCTTGCAGGCTATTTGGAAAAGAGATGGGGGACAAAATTCGTTTTAATCTCCGGAGCCATTATTGTTTTTTTGTCAAGCCTTTGGGCAAAGTTCTCCTCTTCGCCATTTGAGCTGTTGATGTCTTTCGGTATATTTTTATCACTTGGGCTTGCGTTTACGAGCCAAATTGCCTTTACTCCAATCATTTCGCGTTGGTTTATTAAACGGAAAGGCCAGGCGCTGTTTTATCTATCGACGGGGTCAATGGCTGGAATTGCCGGAATGAATCCGGTTGTTACATTTTTAATCCGTTCTTTCGGATGGCATCAAGCGATTCTTATTTTTGCAATTGTTTTTCTTCTAATCGTTGTACCTACAGCCCTGTTCATTATTCGGGAAGATGTGCCTGAAGGGGCGGATGTAGGACCTGACGCAACCGGAGCGAAGCCAAAAGTGAAACCGCAGGACCCTCATCCGGATTTAACATTAAGGGAAGCGTTTAAAACGTTGCCTTTCTGGCAAATTGCAATCGGGCTATTTGCATGCGGTTATGGAATGAACCTGCTTGGAACGCATGGAATTCCGATGCTCGTTGATCACGGGTTTACCGAAGTGACGGCATCGCTGGCTATTGGCGCAATCGGGTTGGCGGCCATTCCCGGTACACTTATTATGGGATATTTTGCTGATCGTGTGCCGCGGAAAAATTTGCTCGCGCTTATTTATTTTGTGAGGGGCCTTGCATTTATTTTCTTAGTGATGGTAACTGTGGTGTTCCAGCTTTACATTGTTGCCATGATATCCGGAGTAGTATGGGCAGGGAATATGGCCCTTTCTTCTGCGATTATGTCTGACATATACGGCGTACGCCTCGTAGGCATTATGTTTGGGTGGGCTTATTTCTCACACCAAGTTGCGGCTACGTTTAGTTCGTTATTAGGTGGCTGGGCTTTCGAAACATTCCATACCCACTGGATTTCATTTGGCAGCGCTGCAGTTGTTCTCTTCATGGCCGGCTTCGTGTCATTGAGGCTGCCAACTGCGCTAAAGAGAAAAAAGCAAACGAAGACAAACATTTCGACAGAAGTCCCTTCACATTAA
- the mntR gene encoding transcriptional regulator MntR, which translates to MPTPSMEDYIEQIYLLIEDKGYARVSDIAEILGVHPSSVTKMVQKLDKKKYLIYEKYRGLVLTPKGKKTGKHFVYRHDLLEELLRIIGVEESKIYEEVEGIEHHLSLETVDRISDLVEYFKEDENRMKDLKAIQLKNEEQEA; encoded by the coding sequence ATGCCTACACCGAGCATGGAAGATTATATTGAGCAAATTTATTTATTAATTGAAGATAAAGGTTACGCAAGAGTTTCTGATATTGCGGAAATACTTGGAGTCCATCCTTCCTCTGTCACGAAAATGGTACAAAAATTAGATAAAAAAAAATATTTGATCTACGAAAAATACAGAGGGTTAGTGTTGACGCCGAAAGGCAAAAAAACCGGGAAACATTTTGTTTACCGGCATGATTTGCTGGAAGAGCTGCTGCGCATTATCGGAGTGGAAGAAAGCAAAATTTACGAAGAAGTAGAAGGAATTGAGCATCACCTAAGCTTGGAAACCGTCGATCGTATAAGCGACCTCGTTGAATATTTCAAAGAAGATGAAAATCGCATGAAAGACTTAAAAGCGATTCAGCTAAAAAATGAAGAGCAGGAAGCGTAA
- a CDS encoding DUF421 domain-containing protein, protein MPAWLEIALRSFVILIGIFFIIKFLGKKQISEMSFFEYVIGITIGAIAGTLSIDRGIPFVYGAISILIWIAIPILFNFLSLKNKKVRDFIEGKATIFIKDGKILEDNLKKENYSTDNLLSQLRKQKVFSVSDVEFATLESSGELSVLLKKDKQPVTPKDLNISTAVVKEPQTVIMDGEIMDEALKNRGLNRQWLKTELEKIGVAIENVFLGQVDTMGQLTVDLFDDKITVPEPVQIPLLLATIKKCQADLELFALATDSKTAKQMYSGNAKKIEKLLEKVTPLLQ, encoded by the coding sequence ATGCCTGCATGGTTGGAAATTGCATTACGTTCTTTTGTTATTTTAATCGGGATTTTTTTTATCATTAAATTTCTAGGGAAAAAACAAATATCCGAGATGTCTTTCTTTGAATATGTGATCGGGATTACGATCGGAGCGATCGCTGGCACGCTTTCTATCGATCGTGGAATTCCATTCGTTTATGGAGCAATAAGTATTTTGATCTGGATAGCCATACCTATTCTTTTCAATTTTCTTTCTTTAAAAAATAAAAAAGTACGTGATTTTATCGAAGGAAAGGCAACGATTTTTATTAAAGACGGTAAAATTTTAGAAGATAATCTAAAAAAAGAAAATTATTCCACAGATAATTTATTGAGTCAATTAAGAAAGCAGAAGGTATTCTCAGTTTCCGACGTCGAATTTGCGACGCTTGAATCAAGCGGAGAATTAAGTGTTTTGTTAAAAAAGGACAAACAACCTGTAACACCAAAAGATTTAAACATTTCTACAGCGGTTGTCAAAGAGCCGCAGACCGTCATTATGGACGGGGAAATTATGGATGAAGCGTTAAAAAATCGGGGACTCAACAGACAATGGCTGAAAACAGAGCTTGAAAAAATCGGTGTTGCGATTGAAAACGTCTTTCTTGGGCAAGTTGATACGATGGGGCAGCTAACGGTAGATTTGTTTGATGATAAAATTACGGTTCCTGAACCCGTACAGATCCCTTTATTGCTTGCCACAATTAAAAAATGCCAAGCAGATCTTGAGCTTTTTGCACTTGCAACAGACTCAAAAACTGCCAAGCAAATGTATAGTGGAAATGCAAAAAAAATCGAAAAGCTCCTAGAAAAAGTTACTCCGTTGCTGCAATAA